In a single window of the Osmerus eperlanus chromosome 2, fOsmEpe2.1, whole genome shotgun sequence genome:
- the asphd1 gene encoding aspartate beta-hydroxylase domain-containing protein 2 isoform X2, whose protein sequence is MGSCGLFSFSSYAQTSSSGRKLYAALQEYAKRYSWAGMGRIHKGLREQVRSKDRSAIQRPHLFFLPDVPSIPYFPRDAHRHDIEILEANYPVILAEFQAIYQRGIDPKLGWTCFGPKGQAAFLLYNAGVCMTANCRSSPSTYRTLLSLRTFISSNSLGAAGFWLLGPGATLSGSYGPTNTRLRCHLGLQTPPQCELVVGGEPQCWSEGHCLLVDDSFLHTVSHNGVAEDGPRVIFSVDFWHPNVAAAERQALDYIFCPEQ, encoded by the exons ATGGGCTCCTGTggactcttctccttctcttcctatg CTCAGACCTCTTCAAGTGGTAGGAAGTTGTATGCAGCACTGCAAGAGTATGCTAAGCGCTATAGCTGGGCTGGGATGGGGCGCATCCACAAGGGCCTCCGTGAGCAG GTCAGGTCAAAAGACCGCTCCGCTATCCAGAGGCCTCATCTTTTCTTCCTTCCAGATGTCCCAAGCATCCCCTACTTTCCACGTGATGCCCATCGCCATGACATTGAAATACTGGAGGCCAACTACCCTGTTATCCTGGCAGAGTTCCAGGCTATCTACCAACGTGGAATTGACCCAAAACTTGGTTGGACTTGTTTTGGACCAAAG GGCCAGGCAGCATTTCTCCTTTAcaatgcaggtgtgtgtatgaccGCCAACTGCcgctccagcccctccacctaCCGTACTCTCCTCTCACTTCGCACCTTCATAAGCAGCAATTCTTTGGGGGCTGCTGGATTCTGGCTTTTAGGACCTGGGGCTACATTGAGTGGATCATATGGCCCCACCAACACCCGTCTACGCTGTCATTTAG GTTTACAGACCCCACCTCAGTGTGAGCTGGTAGTGGGCGGTGAGCCTCAGTGCTGGTCAGAGGGGCACTGCCTCCTGGTAGATGACTCTTTCCTTCACACTGTTTCCCACAATG GGGTGGCAGAGGATGGACCACGGGTCATTTTCAGCGTCGACTTCTGGCACCCAAATGTGGCTGCAGCAGAGAGACAAGCCTTGGACTATATTTTCTGCCCTGAACAATGA
- the asphd1 gene encoding aspartate beta-hydroxylase domain-containing protein 2 isoform X1, producing the protein MHWSMDLLPLTPYAESGVRPLNGLLWTLLLLFLWYCYRVGSDLPASGRAHTGKLKSSSMRSILSRAGSARPENIAASKVLSSEQGTPCIALETGDEEEQEQGYLTPVLSQVLFPAQTSSSGRKLYAALQEYAKRYSWAGMGRIHKGLREQVRSKDRSAIQRPHLFFLPDVPSIPYFPRDAHRHDIEILEANYPVILAEFQAIYQRGIDPKLGWTCFGPKGQAAFLLYNAGVCMTANCRSSPSTYRTLLSLRTFISSNSLGAAGFWLLGPGATLSGSYGPTNTRLRCHLGLQTPPQCELVVGGEPQCWSEGHCLLVDDSFLHTVSHNGVAEDGPRVIFSVDFWHPNVAAAERQALDYIFCPEQ; encoded by the exons ATGCATTGGTCAATGGACTTGCTCCCCCTCACTCCATATGCGGAATCAGGGGTCCGACCTCTGAATGGGCTCCTGTggactcttctccttctcttcctatgGTACTGTTACCGGGTTGGCTCTGATCTTCCAGCCTCAGGCCGAGCACACACAGGAAAGCTCAAGTCCAGTTCAATGCGATCAATTTTATCCCGTGCAGGTAGTGCAAGACCAGAGAACATTGCAGCGTCCAAAGTGTTGTCCAGTGAACAGGGCACTCCATGCATTGCATTGGAGacaggagatgaagaagaaCAAGAGCAGGGTTACCTCACACCAGTTTTAAGCCAAGTCTTGTTTCCAGCTCAGACCTCTTCAAGTGGTAGGAAGTTGTATGCAGCACTGCAAGAGTATGCTAAGCGCTATAGCTGGGCTGGGATGGGGCGCATCCACAAGGGCCTCCGTGAGCAG GTCAGGTCAAAAGACCGCTCCGCTATCCAGAGGCCTCATCTTTTCTTCCTTCCAGATGTCCCAAGCATCCCCTACTTTCCACGTGATGCCCATCGCCATGACATTGAAATACTGGAGGCCAACTACCCTGTTATCCTGGCAGAGTTCCAGGCTATCTACCAACGTGGAATTGACCCAAAACTTGGTTGGACTTGTTTTGGACCAAAG GGCCAGGCAGCATTTCTCCTTTAcaatgcaggtgtgtgtatgaccGCCAACTGCcgctccagcccctccacctaCCGTACTCTCCTCTCACTTCGCACCTTCATAAGCAGCAATTCTTTGGGGGCTGCTGGATTCTGGCTTTTAGGACCTGGGGCTACATTGAGTGGATCATATGGCCCCACCAACACCCGTCTACGCTGTCATTTAG GTTTACAGACCCCACCTCAGTGTGAGCTGGTAGTGGGCGGTGAGCCTCAGTGCTGGTCAGAGGGGCACTGCCTCCTGGTAGATGACTCTTTCCTTCACACTGTTTCCCACAATG GGGTGGCAGAGGATGGACCACGGGTCATTTTCAGCGTCGACTTCTGGCACCCAAATGTGGCTGCAGCAGAGAGACAAGCCTTGGACTATATTTTCTGCCCTGAACAATGA